The Vibrio sp. STUT-A11 region TCTTCAAGAGAGCAGTAACGTGCGCCCATCTCTATCGCTAGTGGGTTTTCGAAGGGGTCATGGCAAAGAATTTCCATGCCTAATCCCTTAAAAATTCTCATCGCAGCAATGCCGATTTTTCCCGTACCTATTACCCCGACAGTTTTGCCAAAAAAGTTGAAGCCAACTAAGCCCTCAAGGGAGAAATTCGCGTCGCGGGTACGTTGATAGGCTTTGTGTAGTCGGCGGTTCAGACACATCATCAAACCGACGGTATGCTCTGCAACCGCTTCAGGTGAATAGGCGGGCACACGTACCACTTGTATGCCTAATTCTTTCGCGGCTTGCTGATCTACTTTATCGAAACCAGCACAGCGCATCGCAATAAGCTTCGTGCCGCCCTGAGACAGTTGCTTTAGGACTGGCTCAGACAAGTCATCATTAACAAAAGCGCATACCACTTCGCAGCCGTGAGCCATTTTCGCCGTCTTGGTGGTCAGCCGAAAGTCGTGATAATGAAATTCTAAATCCTGGTGATCTTTCACATTGTCAAAAGAGGTTTCGTCGTAGGATTTGGCGCTAAAAAAAGCAATGTTAATCATAGTAATCTCTCGGAATCTTTTTGTTCTCTAATAACGTAATGCATCTTTGGTAAGATGAATAGATAAATCAGCATTACGTACTGCGTCATAGAAGGTTTTTTACGGCCCAATGTTATATTCAGATTGCTTTGTCATTACCAACTGACTAGCATATCTCCTCCTTATTATCCTTCTTGGCTTGTTTTTAGGCGTTCTGGCGATGTCAGTAAAATGGTGTTCTCTACTGGTATGTTGTGCATTTGTGTTCGAAGTACAAGGTGCTGTCGATCTTGTCAAAGTAGATAAGTCGAAGCGTCGAATGTACTTGATGGAAGAGGGGGCCGTGATAAAGGAGTATCGAATCGCTTTGGGTACTAATCCTAAAGGTCATAAACAAGAAGAAGGAGACAATCGTACTCCGGAAGGTAACTATACTCTGGATTACGTTATCAATGATTCTGCTTTTTATCGCTCTGTACATATCAGTTACCCCGATGCTATTGATACGCTTGAGGCTCATCGTCGCGGTGTCTACCCTGGTGGCAACATTAAAATCCATGGCTTAAAAAATGGAGAGACCCAAGATCCAAGCTTTATACAAAGTTTTGATTGGACCAATGGGTGTATCGCAATTACCAACGAAGAGATGGATGAATTCATTCAATTGGTTCGAAGGGGGACACCCATTACCATTGAGTGGTAATGGCCGTTTCCTCACAATAACCTTTTACGGAAGAAACCGAGTTGGGTAGTCACTAAAGATTCCATCTAACGGCGGTAAGTGCTTCAGTTTATGTGGATTGTTCACGGTATAACACATCACTTTATAGCCACTCTGCTGAAGCTTTTTTATCTGGCGTGATCGCACCCAATTAATGTTTAAGTTACAGCTGTAAGCATTGACCTCTTCAAGCAGCAATTGGTCTTTCTTGGTAAGAAACTCGCTTAGTACACCCAAACGGTAGCCTTTACAGTGCTCAAAGAGAGATCGAATCACATCATGGCTAAAACTAGACAGTAAAATACTTTCTGAGGACAGAGGGTTACCAGAAAGCACTTTGGCTAATAACTTTGCAACTGGCTCTGCGGGATGGCGATCAACTTTAACTTCGATATTTAGATTGAGGTTGTGCTCTGCGGCCAGTTCAAGAAGCTCTTCCAACGTCATGATGGTTTCACCTTTAAACTCGTCACCAAACCAACCTCCAAAGTCTAAGCTTCTCAGTTCATCTAAAGTGAGTTCATCTACTCGACCCTGCCCGTTACTGCAGCGGTTGACCGTGTGGTCATGGCACACTACCAAGACGTTGTCTTTTGTCGGCTGAACATCGACTTCTACCCATTTCAAATCAAGGTTTATTGCAGCAAGAACGCTTATCTTTGTGTTTTCTGGGTAGGATCCTGCCACACCTCGGTGGCCAATTAACAATGAATCCATGTTGTCGTTCTTCTCTTTTAGGTTGGTGTGCATCGAGTGATGTGAAGCAAAACATTCACTTACTGAAGCATGCATAGTAATACAAATAGGTTGGACTTTTACTCTATCGCAGCTCATTTTTAAAGTAACGACTAATCTTGCGAGCGCAGAACAATACCCAGAAACGCACGGAGTCGAGCAGAGTATAAGCCTTTATTCCTGTCGTAAAGTTTGATGATTGGATGGACTTGAATCCTGTATTTTACAGTGATTTTTAATAATTATCAGGGAGAGAAAAATGAAGATCGGTGTCATTGGCGCTGGAGCCGTTGGTGTTGGTGTTTGTAACTACTTACTCACAATGGGAAGCTTCAGCGAGTTAGTCTTATTAGATCAAAACTTGGAACGTGCAGAAGGAGAAGTGTTCGATTTCCGTCACACAACGGCGTTAACGTTTTCTAAAAATACTCGTATTATCCCTTCGAATGACTATCTGGATTTATTAGAAGCTGACATTGTCATCATCACCGCTGGCGCACAAATCAAACACGGGCAGACCCGCCTGGATCTCGCAGAAATCAACGCCAATATCGGGGTTGAAATAGCACGCAACATTGAGCGTGTCGCGCCTAATGCTATTCTTATTGTTGTGACTAATCCCTGTGATATTGTTACCCATTTTATTGTCGCTAATACTGGTTTTGAAGCGAGTAAGGTGATCAGCAGTGGTTGTGTTATAGATACTGCCCGCTTGATGAGTATTGTCGCCAACCGTGTCGATCTCGATCCTAAGAATATCTTTGGGTACGTATTAGGCGAACATGGTAGCCATTGTTTTACGCCGAAGAGTTTGATTTCTATCGCTGGTCAACCAGCGGATTATTACTGTGATATGCACAATATCAAACGAATTGATTCTGATGAGCTGTTGGAGGCGGTGAAACAAGCCGGCTATGAAATATTTCGCCGCAAGAACAATACCGTACACGGCATCGCAGCCAGTGTGTTTCGGATCGTGCAGGCGGTTATCATCAACGAGCGCTCAGTGTTGCCTGTTGGAACCATGATAAAAGGACAATATGGCCTGAATAATGTTGTACTTAGCTTACCTACTGTGGTGGGTAAAAAAGGGGCTGACTCTGTGCTTACCCACCCATTTAGTGGTGACGAGTTGAAAACGTTAAGAGCCATCAGTGAGAATTTACGTTCAATCGTAAAGAACGTTGCATTGTCGACCAGTTTAGAGTGTTAGCGAGTTTAAAACTGAAAACCATGCTTAATTTCAGAGAGCCTGCTTTAAAGCAGGCTTTCGTATTTTTGGTACAGATAAGCCGTATTGCTCAGTTGTTTAACTCACAAGTGAGGAATATAATGAGAACTATTTTTATTTAAATGGTGAATTAGGCATGTCTCGAGTTTTAATCGTTGATGACGACGTTCCTCTGTGTGAACTCTTGGCGGCAGTGTTGCAAGACGAAGGGTATACAGTATCTTCTGTGCATTGTGGTGAGAGTGCTCTGCAATACATGGAAAAAACGCCTGTCGATTTGGTTTTACTCGATGTTATGTTGCCGAATTTAAACGGAATGCAAGTTGCGCGTCGTATTTGCCAAAGGTTTGCTACTCCTATTCTTATGCTCACGGCTTTGAATGATGAGAACTCAATGCTTGATGGCTATCAAGCTGGTGCCGATCAATATATCGGTAAGCCATTCAATG contains the following coding sequences:
- a CDS encoding L-lactate dehydrogenase, which translates into the protein MKIGVIGAGAVGVGVCNYLLTMGSFSELVLLDQNLERAEGEVFDFRHTTALTFSKNTRIIPSNDYLDLLEADIVIITAGAQIKHGQTRLDLAEINANIGVEIARNIERVAPNAILIVVTNPCDIVTHFIVANTGFEASKVISSGCVIDTARLMSIVANRVDLDPKNIFGYVLGEHGSHCFTPKSLISIAGQPADYYCDMHNIKRIDSDELLEAVKQAGYEIFRRKNNTVHGIAASVFRIVQAVIINERSVLPVGTMIKGQYGLNNVVLSLPTVVGKKGADSVLTHPFSGDELKTLRAISENLRSIVKNVALSTSLEC
- a CDS encoding glycerophosphodiester phosphodiesterase family protein — translated: MDSLLIGHRGVAGSYPENTKISVLAAINLDLKWVEVDVQPTKDNVLVVCHDHTVNRCSNGQGRVDELTLDELRSLDFGGWFGDEFKGETIMTLEELLELAAEHNLNLNIEVKVDRHPAEPVAKLLAKVLSGNPLSSESILLSSFSHDVIRSLFEHCKGYRLGVLSEFLTKKDQLLLEEVNAYSCNLNINWVRSRQIKKLQQSGYKVMCYTVNNPHKLKHLPPLDGIFSDYPTRFLP
- a CDS encoding 2-hydroxyacid dehydrogenase — its product is MINIAFFSAKSYDETSFDNVKDHQDLEFHYHDFRLTTKTAKMAHGCEVVCAFVNDDLSEPVLKQLSQGGTKLIAMRCAGFDKVDQQAAKELGIQVVRVPAYSPEAVAEHTVGLMMCLNRRLHKAYQRTRDANFSLEGLVGFNFFGKTVGVIGTGKIGIAAMRIFKGLGMEILCHDPFENPLAIEMGARYCSLEDIYANADIITLHCPMSKENYHLLNAESFSQMKDGVMIINTSRGELLDSLAAIEALKQGKIGSLGLDVYDNEKELFFQDKSNDVIVDDVFRRLSACHNVLFTGHQAFLTHEALNNIAAVTLSNIEAFFSGQTSGNELIN
- a CDS encoding L,D-transpeptidase family protein; the protein is MSVKWCSLLVCCAFVFEVQGAVDLVKVDKSKRRMYLMEEGAVIKEYRIALGTNPKGHKQEEGDNRTPEGNYTLDYVINDSAFYRSVHISYPDAIDTLEAHRRGVYPGGNIKIHGLKNGETQDPSFIQSFDWTNGCIAITNEEMDEFIQLVRRGTPITIEW